The DNA sequence tttcatctgtCTTATGTCACTATCTGAACTAGTGGGCAGAGAAAACTATTAGATACATTTAACAGATGAAGGCAAAGGTCAAGTGTAATGTTTCAAATATCTGCTTAATGAGAAGGCAAAGATTCAGAGTTAAAGTTGAGAATATTCAAAATGCTCAGAAAACTCCAGGGCCTTCCTCTAACTACAAATAATGATTACAGAGTTTAGTGTCTAACATTAAGAGTGGCTAATCCTCAAGAGCTCaggtcaggggtgcctaggtggcccagtgagttaagcatctgactttggctcaggtcatgacctcatggttcgtgagtttgagccccgcatcaggctctgtgctgacagctcggagcctggagcttgcttctgattctgtgtgcgtgtctctgtccctcccatgctcatgctctgtctctctcccgctcaaaaataaataagcatttaaaaaaattaaaaaataaataaagagatcaGGTCAAACATCACTTACTCAGAACTGTCCCTGGTTTCCTCAATCTAAATTAAATATCTCCAGGACCCCTACCTATTTTCTCATAATACCCTGCAGATTTCCCCCAGAGCACTTGCACAATTTGTTATGAAATATCTGTTTGTatgcatttaattaattaatgcattTAATGTCAGTCTTCCCCCACGACATCACAAGCTATAGGGGGACCGAGACAGGCTCTGTTGTGATCACTGATCTCTCTAGCATCCAGAAGTGCACAGTACATGTTGTTGAATTAATGGAGGGACATGTCTGCACTCTAAAATAGCATTCTGTTCCAATTCCTTTACTTCCTCTTCCTTGTTGAACAGCACAATACGGTCTCAGAAGTGCTCTGGTGTGCAGAACTGTGCCTCCTTTTTTCTTCAACTTCCTAGGTAAACCTGAGGCAAATCACTTAGTCCTTCTGGATTACTTGGAAAGGTGTGAGAACAGGAGTGGAAATCCTATACCAGACCTGTCTGAAGAGAGGGGCTTTTGAGGTCCCACCCAGATAGGAGATGTTATTCTATGAATTATGATAAATGTGATCAAAAAGGGTGAGCTTTTCTCTCTGGGACACACTATCCTGATCccggattttttttaaaaaaaatttttaatgtttatttttgagagagagacagagagtgtgtgtgagagagcagaggaggaacagagagagagggagacacagaatccgaagcaggctcctggctccgagctgtcagcagagagccagacacagggcttaaactcacgaaccccgagatcatgacctgagccaaattcggacgcttaaccaactgatacacccaggtacccccctcACCCTGGATTGATGCAGGAAAttggaggcagagaaaagagcagGGCCTGGAGGCAATCTGCCTGGGTTTGATTTCtggtctgattttttaaaagtatgtgaccttgagcacattACTTAGACTCTCTAAACCTCggtttccatatatatataatgcaaatgttaattTGACCTCCATCATAGTTGTTTGGAGAGTTCAGTGTGATAATACACGAAACGCATGCAAATCACTTGCAGCCTCAGAGCCTTGGTACAAGGGAGCATTCCACTAATCGCATCTGTCACTAATATAGTAAATGAGAACAAGCTACTCCTATAGGCCCAGTTTTCCTAAAAAGCAAAATACTATGTCCTCAAAATGATTGTTGGCAACCTCTCAAAGAcagtaaaaaaagtaaatggaacaGTTTACTACTGTTTGAAGTGGCTTCATCAGATCTCCATTGACTGACTGTGACACTATATGGGCAAAGGGCATTTGGTGACAACTGAATGGGGTGCCTGTGCACATGCAAATAAACTCTTTGAGAAGAGTGCTCCCTTGAGAACATCAGAATCCCTACCTGGACCAGCTGTAGGAGGTAATGCAGAACATCATCGTCCTCCAAGCTCTCCAGTTTCTGCACTGCAATGGCTCTTACATTTTCATCCGAAAAGTTGCAGTCCAGGAGTTGCATTGTTAACCCCACATCCAAAGCACTTTGATCCCAGACCTCCCGTCTGGCTAACAATTGGTACGTTTTGGCTACAATTTCTTGCTGTCCCCATTTTACGGAGCTAAACAGCTTAGGATATGCCTTTGGATGCTTAAGGCTTTCATATCTAAAATGCCAGAGCAATTCTTTGTCCTCTGCTGTGAGAGGGTTAAGTGGATCAGTGGCTATGATTGCTTCCAATTGCTTCCGAAGCTGGTTGGGCATTTCTGCTCGAACCCGGTCCCCTTCGGGGTCAGGGGTGGGGCGATGCTTAGGCAAGGCTATTGGGTGACAGTAATTGTCCAGAAGAATGGAGATGGACATTGAGTTCTCCTTGTCTGGGTTTGTCGCAGACGTGAGCTTGTCAGCATTGAAGCTCCCTTGGTCTTCTCCCTTTCCAGATATCTGCCACATGTGGAGCACATACTCCCCGTGGCGCAGGAGGAATCGGTGGTCTATCAGCAGCAGGTTCACGTAATAGAGGAGCTGAGTTTTGCCTTTAGACTCGGAGCTGGGAGTCTCTGCAGAGGTCTTGCCAGCCAGCACCGGAGCTTTGCTGCAGTAGATCTGGAGGTTGAGTAGAGCCCCTCTGGGTAAGTCTTTTATTTTGATACTGAACTCGAGCCACACATTCCAgagcacctcctctgtgaaggGTTTGGGGCTGGTTCTCCTTTGGCAAAGGACTTGCTGCCCATGCTGGATGTTTGCCTCCACAAAAACCGTGAGGTCAGCATTCCGGGGCAGGACGGGGATATCAATGCCTCTGATTTTGACCCTGAACTTCCGGTCACAGTCCCACAGGGACACGGTGAACACACTCTCGTGGTCCTTCCCGTGGATGGTCAGCTGCTCATGGTAGCCAGTGACTCCCGTGCAGTCATCCACCAGTGGCCACTCTTCTTTCCTCACCTCGTCCAGGGCTGGGTCTGGAGGCGTGTCAAGCACCAGGTGAATCTCTTCTCCATTCTTGAGGCATTGCCTCACCCACTGAAAGTTTTTGATGGGCGTTTCACCCACTAGGTACTCATCCCGGCCGCAGACGCGCAGCACAAAATCCTGTTCGCTCTGGCTTTCGGGGATATCCATCAGAGACTTCTTCTTGGCCATCTTGGTGAAGAAGCTCTGGAGGATGGCGCCTGGGGTGTCATCGGCCGAGACCTTGATGGTCTGGCTGGTGGTGCTGCGGTGAATGACAATGAAGATGCAGTTGTTGGTGATCTTCTTCAACAGATACTCCGGGAGGGGCTTCGATGTCACCCACGGGTGCATGGCGTAGAGCTTAGGGTCGCGGCCGGCCACCTCGACCATGCGCGGGGTGACCAGGCGGCGGCGCGTGAACTCGAGCTCGTTATCGTGCACGTTGCTGACGTCGGTGACGTCGTAGCCGATCAGGGCGGTGAGCTGCCGCTGGAAGGCCAGCGTCTCGTCCGAGGGCGCGCGCCGCTGCACCACGTGGATCTGGCCCGGGCTCCTGTGCAGCACCTGCCAGTAGCGCAGGCAGTCCAGGGTCTGCACCACCTGGTACTTGTCGTAGATCTCGTACCACTGGCCCTTCTTCTGGTAGAGCAGGAGGAAGTGGTCCGGGCCGAGCCGGCGGTAGAAGTCGGTCGCCACGCTAGTCTCCAGCGCGCGCAGCCACACCTGGGCCTTCATCTGCTCCACGTTGCCGTGGCCGGCCACGTGCAGCAGCGCCGTCTCGGGGGTCTTGCTGTTGCGCTGGCTGGTGGGCAGCACGAACTCGATGGGGATGAGCTCCATGGAGGACAGGCTGGCCGTGGTGCTGCGCGGCTTCATCCTCCGGCGCCGGCGGCGGTTGTCCTCTCTCAGAACCACGGGCTGTTCATAGTTGTCCAGCTCCATGCCCTGCGCGACCTGGGAGTGGAGACACAGAGGGCTTGGTCACGGGGCAGGCACTTTCTGTTAACACTCTTCGACGAGGTGGCAGAAGGAGAAGGTAGAGGAAGGCAGTGATGTGCGCCCGAAGATACAGGGGTTTTGGAAGTGGGGCCCAGGAATGCAGGTCCCACCACTTAGTATCAGGGTGACTTGAGCTAGTTAGAGAATCTCTGCGCCTGTTTCCCACCTGTAAGATGGGTCTAGTGATACCtcagagggtggaggggaggattAAAAAAGGTAATATGCTTGTTCGGCATGGGTGATAGGTACATGGGGGTTCATCAATCAGGTACCTTATGTTTGAAACTTTAAttaaggagagagagatgtgaagCACTCATCCATCACAGTCCCTGACACTTTATAATGGCTCAAGGTGGTAAGCGTTGTTCTTAAGCGTACTGAAATGGATAGATGAATAAAATCATCCA is a window from the Leopardus geoffroyi isolate Oge1 chromosome A2, O.geoffroyi_Oge1_pat1.0, whole genome shotgun sequence genome containing:
- the PIK3CG gene encoding phosphatidylinositol 4,5-bisphosphate 3-kinase catalytic subunit gamma isoform isoform X2; translated protein: MELDNYEQPVVLREDNRRRRRRMKPRSTTASLSSMELIPIEFVLPTSQRNSKTPETALLHVAGHGNVEQMKAQVWLRALETSVATDFYRRLGPDHFLLLYQKKGQWYEIYDKYQVVQTLDCLRYWQVLHRSPGQIHVVQRRAPSDETLAFQRQLTALIGYDVTDVSNVHDNELEFTRRRLVTPRMVEVAGRDPKLYAMHPWVTSKPLPEYLLKKITNNCIFIVIHRSTTSQTIKVSADDTPGAILQSFFTKMAKKKSLMDIPESQSEQDFVLRVCGRDEYLVGETPIKNFQWVRQCLKNGEEIHLVLDTPPDPALDEVRKEEWPLVDDCTGVTGYHEQLTIHGKDHESVFTVSLWDCDRKFRVKIRGIDIPVLPRNADLTVFVEANIQHGQQVLCQRRTSPKPFTEEVLWNVWLEFSIKIKDLPRGALLNLQIYCSKAPVLAGKTSAETPSSESKGKTQLLYYVNLLLIDHRFLLRHGEYVLHMWQISGKGEDQGSFNADKLTSATNPDKENSMSISILLDNYCHPIALPKHRPTPDPEGDRVRAEMPNQLRKQLEAIIATDPLNPLTAEDKELLWHFRYESLKHPKAYPKLFSSVKWGQQEIVAKTYQLLARREVWDQSALDVGLTMQLLDCNFSDENVRAIAVQKLESLEDDDVLHYLLQLVQAVKFEPYHDSALARFLLKRGLRNKRIGHFLFWFLRSEIAQSRHYQQRFAVILEAYLRGCGTAMLHDFTDQVQVIEMLQKVTLDIKSLSAEKYDVSSQVISQLKQKLENLQNSNLPKSFRVPYDPGLKAGALVIEKCKVMASKKKPLWLEFKCADPTALSNETIGIIFKHGDDLRQDMLILQILRIMESIWETESLDLCLLPYGCISTGDKIGMIEIVKEATTIAKIQQSTVGNTGAFKDEVLNHWLKEKCPIEEKFQAAVERFVYSCAGYCVATFVLGIGDRHNDNIMITETGNLFHIDFGHILGNYKSFLGINKERVPFVLTPDFLFVMGTSGKKTSLHFQKFQDVCVKAYLALRHHTNLLIILFSMMLMTGMPQLTSKEDIEYIRDALTVGKSEEDAKKYFLDQIEVCRDKGWTVQFNWFLHLVLGIKQGEKHSA
- the PIK3CG gene encoding phosphatidylinositol 4,5-bisphosphate 3-kinase catalytic subunit gamma isoform isoform X1; translated protein: MPPFHCLARPIRVDIHKVPAIALQVAQGMELDNYEQPVVLREDNRRRRRRMKPRSTTASLSSMELIPIEFVLPTSQRNSKTPETALLHVAGHGNVEQMKAQVWLRALETSVATDFYRRLGPDHFLLLYQKKGQWYEIYDKYQVVQTLDCLRYWQVLHRSPGQIHVVQRRAPSDETLAFQRQLTALIGYDVTDVSNVHDNELEFTRRRLVTPRMVEVAGRDPKLYAMHPWVTSKPLPEYLLKKITNNCIFIVIHRSTTSQTIKVSADDTPGAILQSFFTKMAKKKSLMDIPESQSEQDFVLRVCGRDEYLVGETPIKNFQWVRQCLKNGEEIHLVLDTPPDPALDEVRKEEWPLVDDCTGVTGYHEQLTIHGKDHESVFTVSLWDCDRKFRVKIRGIDIPVLPRNADLTVFVEANIQHGQQVLCQRRTSPKPFTEEVLWNVWLEFSIKIKDLPRGALLNLQIYCSKAPVLAGKTSAETPSSESKGKTQLLYYVNLLLIDHRFLLRHGEYVLHMWQISGKGEDQGSFNADKLTSATNPDKENSMSISILLDNYCHPIALPKHRPTPDPEGDRVRAEMPNQLRKQLEAIIATDPLNPLTAEDKELLWHFRYESLKHPKAYPKLFSSVKWGQQEIVAKTYQLLARREVWDQSALDVGLTMQLLDCNFSDENVRAIAVQKLESLEDDDVLHYLLQLVQAVKFEPYHDSALARFLLKRGLRNKRIGHFLFWFLRSEIAQSRHYQQRFAVILEAYLRGCGTAMLHDFTDQVQVIEMLQKVTLDIKSLSAEKYDVSSQVISQLKQKLENLQNSNLPKSFRVPYDPGLKAGALVIEKCKVMASKKKPLWLEFKCADPTALSNETIGIIFKHGDDLRQDMLILQILRIMESIWETESLDLCLLPYGCISTGDKIGMIEIVKEATTIAKIQQSTVGNTGAFKDEVLNHWLKEKCPIEEKFQAAVERFVYSCAGYCVATFVLGIGDRHNDNIMITETGNLFHIDFGHILGNYKSFLGINKERVPFVLTPDFLFVMGTSGKKTSLHFQKFQDVCVKAYLALRHHTNLLIILFSMMLMTGMPQLTSKEDIEYIRDALTVGKSEEDAKKYFLDQIEVCRDKGWTVQFNWFLHLVLGIKQGEKHSA